In one window of Macadamia integrifolia cultivar HAES 741 chromosome 2, SCU_Mint_v3, whole genome shotgun sequence DNA:
- the LOC122062147 gene encoding protein YIP4b-like isoform X2, protein MSHSQSDTIPLHPSSQSDIDEIENLINASVQSGPATVLPARPPSPPRASIPVSSSPFIASNLPPPPLPPQQKTSNAPVLPALPPPNSQSSTRQNISPSGFGSPPNTLTEPVWDTVKRDLSRIVSNLKLVVFPNPFREDPGKALRDWDLWGPFFFIVFLGLILSWSASVKKSQQIEGHLSRISSIGLLLDTSSSSWNFFLHQIRWNAPLFWKTSASFLLRLQTRKYVKNPPCSTFIGLPLPPLVPTKI, encoded by the exons ATGTCACACTCACAGAGCGATACCATACCACTCCACCCTTCTTCCCAGTCTGATATTGATGAGATCGAGAACCTTATTAATGCTAGTGTCCAGTCTGGACCTGCTACAGTGCTCCCTGCGAGACCGCCGAGTCCTCCCAGAGCTTCCATTCCTGTTTCTTCATCTCCGTTTATAGCGTCcaatcttcctcctcctcctcttcctccacaACAGAAGACTTCTAATGCTCCTGTTCTTCCTGCCTTGCCTCCTCCCAATTCTCAGTCGAGCACTCGCCAAAATATCTCTCCAAGTGGGTTTGGTTCGCCCCCCAACACCTTGACAGAGCCTGTGTGGGATACTGTGAAGAGAGATTTGTCTCGGATTGTTAGCAATTTGAAGCTAGTGGTGTTCCCTAATCCATTTCGTGAAGACCCTGGGAAAGCTTTGCGGGATTGGGATCTTTGGGGACCCTTTTTCTTCATTGTCTTCCTTGGTCTTATTTTGTCTTGGTCGGCATCTGTGAAGAAG TCACAACAGATTGAAGGCCATCTCAGTCGTATAAGCTCCATCGGACTGCTGCTGGACACTTCATCATCAAGCTGGAattttttccttcatcaaaTAAGGTGGAATGCACCTCTGTTTTGGAAGACTTCggcttcttttctcctcagacttCAGACAAGGAAGTATGTAAAGAACCCCCCTTGTTCTACATTCATTGGCCTCCCATTACCTCCATTAGTCCCCACAAAAATCTGA